Sequence from the Chelonoidis abingdonii isolate Lonesome George chromosome 1, CheloAbing_2.0, whole genome shotgun sequence genome:
TTAAGGGATCAGAAGTATAGGACTAGACGGggtcttgagaggtcatctagtccatccccccaCACTGAGACAAGACCatatatacctagaccatccctgacaggtgtttgtccaacctgttcttttaAAGACTCCAGGGACAGGGATTCTAGCCTCCTTTGGTAAAATGTTCCACTACGTAACTAATCTtattgttagaaagtttttcctaacatctaacctagatctcccttactgaagattaagcccattacttctttccctaccttcagtagacatggaggaGAACTGGTCTCTGCCTCTTTATAAAACAGACTTGAAATATAGTATGTGCTATTTTATCTGTACCCATTTCCTCTCTCCCCtatagtcttcttttctcaaggctaaacatgaCCAGGttatggtttaaaaacaaaaatcccacaaacTTTCCTCATTAACCAAGTTAAAAACCCTCTAAAATTTTATTAGTCtctttcacaactgcatcacattgttgactcattcaactTGTGACCCtttaacccccagatccttttctgcagttttTCCACAGATATTTATTTCTCATTTCATAGTTGTGTATTTcacttttttccttcctaagtgcacttgtctttattatatTTCATTTTGTAGATTTTAGATCTGTTCTCCAGTCTgttaaggtcattttgaattctaatatcctccaaaagtgcttgcaatccttctcagcttggtgtcacctgcaaattccaaaaactactctgagtatggtctttcagccAGTCCACCTGCCTTATAGTCATTtcacctagaccagtggttttcagcccCTGGCCATCCATATCTACCCTCCGATCCCCAAGTCACTGGGCCAGTAACCCtaccaaagaaggaaattaggtcagtttgacaagatttgttcctggcaaaaccatgttgactattacttatcaGTCTACTATCCTCTAGGAGGTTGCAAAATGCTtgtttaatttgttccagtatctttccaggtattgaagttaggcccactggtctataattccccaggtcttCAATGTTTCCCTTTCTAAAGGTGGGAAAACATAGTAGCTGTCTTCTTTGgttctctgggacctcacctgtccacCATTAGCTCTTGAAGATAAGTAATAGTTCTAAGATTGcataaggaattagctgaagcacTTCCGGGTGAATTTTGTCAGACCCTGCTGACTTAACTACATCTAACTTCAAGgaatatcaattaaaaaaaaacaaaaaaatatatctgGCCTGTTGTACATTAATctcaatgtttttattattactgaGAAGTCACAGAAGTAACAGAGCTGACCAATAGTAACTTTAGGAGactgaaaattatatttataataatttcaATGTGGTAGAAGTTTTACTATATAGAGGAGTCACAGTTTTGGTTTATATGATGGACTTAATACCACATATAGGCATATGGACAAAAATATGGTCTTGATCCTGCAGAGCATTTTGCAGGTGGACTCATGGATCATATCGAGCCCCAATGAAATATGGGGTGCATCACTAAGGATAATtccaggattgaggcctaaattCCACACTGATATCCAGATGATACAGTGTTAATCCTTTATATTTACCtttaaaacacatacacaaaaaattaCCAAAGCTCATGAATACAAGTGTCCCCAGAATTAgaccaaaaagcaaacagataatCTAACAACGAGGATAAGTGTATTACTAGTGCCCTATGCATACCCGATGCTACTTCTTCAGATTGtctctccttctcttcttcccttttttcatcTTCTGCAGTAAGCAGATCGGACACAAGATCATTAACAGTCTTGTAATTTTCCTCAGTCGCTAAGATTTTACTCTGAACTGTCTGCTTTATCAGTCTTCTACTAAACCCCATCTCCAAGGCTGCTTTAACCACTGGGGTGTTCATCATGATTGCATCTTCTGAATGGCTTTCTCCAGATTCTGAATGAATAGCTATTCATGaagtggaagaaagaaaaagaaaaaagatacttTAGAGGATATGAAAACTTTAGATATTTTTAGCATCTTCAGTATATAAATGAGATTTAGcgtaaaaaaatatttaatgacatgggcctaactttttaaaaatcaagatatttttACTTAACTCCCGTTTGGAATTTTATTAGACTGTATTTCAACAAAAAAAGCTTTGTTACAATAACAAAGATCCAATTTAAAGCAGCAAAAGCAGGGAAAACCCAGAGGTCACGCCATTGTTGAACAGCGTCATTAGATTAGAACTGAAAAAGAATGGTAAAAAAAGTTAGTTATATGGAAATACCTCCCTTTCATATAGTATACCAAGTTCTTGAGTTGCATCTGCATTAATAGAATGGTTACAGTTCTACTATTGGTCATCCTTTTCCTGGCACTTAGCTAACTAAGCGTAATAGTTGGAAATCTGACTCATCTCACTGCCTCAGCAGGGGCCACTGCCACTATGGGGAATTCACCCCAGAGAAGTCAGACAGCACTGTCGTCATACTTGGGTATTCCACTGAATAAGAGTAGCTTTACAGCTCCAGAGGAAGCTGTCTGGAAGGCTGTACTTCTTCAGTATGTCCCCAAGCTGGCTTGGCCATTCCCTCTCCCTGGCTATTGCTGCCCACTTTTGAAGGTGCTGACATAGCTGCAGGCTCCCAGCAGGGTAGGGTTGTAGGTATCTTGTGTAATCACAACACCCTCTAAGGAGCTCTGATACCAGGGTGGTCCATACCCTGGGTTACTCTAGCAGAAGCTGGTGTAACCAACAATGAGTCCATTGAGTCCAGTTAGAGAACACGCAAACAGAGGCAAACTCTTCAGAAACTATACAGTATGTATACAAATCCCAAGTATTGTGGAAATTATAAAGGGATGAGAAATTTCTCTTGCAACAAACTTGAAGGGAATACTGTAGCATAAAATTTCCTACACACCTCACTGACATTTTAAGTACACTACACAACTGTCAAAAAAAGCTTTGACCTGCTGGGAACCATTCCAATACTGCTGCTTTCTAAAATGCTATAAATTGCTTAGCAAGCTAATTTTGGAAAGCATCCATACAAAAGTTCCATTTATATTTACATTAGATTTATAAGTGTGCTGAAAGTCCTATCACTATGTAGCTTGAAAGACATTAACTAAAATGTACATACTTGGTGGATTGGCACTTTCATCCACAGAGGTATCTGAAGTTGACAAGAGCTATGGAATGCAAAGGaacagcattaaaaaacaaacaaacaaacaaaaagtcagcATACAACGCTTTGCATACAAAGCTGATAATTCCAGAGCATTCTTTTCCACAAAAACTAAGTGCTTTACTTAAGGAgggacggatagctcagtggtttgagcattagcctgctaaacctacagttgtgagttcaatccttgagggggccacttagggatctgggacaaaaaatcagtacttggtcctgctagtgaaggcagcgggctgggctcaatgacctttcaaggtcccttccagttctaggacacAGagatatctcctattattattaggAAGAACTTGGTACAAATAATTAAGTTACTGTAGCATTTAAGAGCCCCAATATTTGCAATTAAGAATTTTAACTCAAATAGCTAAGTGAAGTATTTGTAGATAGGATTATACAAGTCTTACAAACAATTTGTACTGCGAATGTGCATTGAGGTAAATCCAGGCAGTTTATACCAACACAAGCTTTTCTCTTCCAAATGAAGTTATTCAATATGCCTTTTGTTTATGCAAAATATAAACTTGTTACAAAcagcttactttaaaaaaaaaaaaagtcccacaaGAGAGGGACCTGGAACCAATTTCTGTACTAGAACATACTAATCTGCATTAGTCACTAAGCCTTGTGTAATCAGAACTTCACTTTGAGTATAaagtctagggcaggggttggcaacctctggcatgcgactcgccagggtaagcacctggtgggccgggccagtctgtttacctgccacttcggcaggttcagctgatcacggctcccactggccacggttcaccataccagccagcacatcccttgcccgcgccgcttcccgtcGTCCcgattggcctgggacagcaaaccggcagaccgtggctcccactggccacgaacctgccgatgcggcaggtaaacaaactggcacaGCCTGCAAGGGTGCTTACCTTGACAAGCCACataccagaggttgccaacccctggtctagaactCTCATTGCCTCACACCAAGTGTCATAAGGTTTGACTGTAAATGGCTGTGAAGCTCTTCAAATGACTCAAGTCCCAATGCTACCAGATCTATTTTCAATATCAATTCTCAAAAATACAAAAACTGCTCATGGAAGATGTGCAAAGAGTCAGTTTTGAAGACCATCAATTAGAATTGGTTCATCTCATTTTCATGTAAAGCTTTTCATTCATGAACTGTCAATCAAACTTAAAAATCATACCTGTCAAACTACTTAGAGCAATATCTGGAAAGTGGGGAGGAGTTATGTGCCACCATCTAATGCTGATATTAGCAACCAGAAAAATTACATAAAAATTCTAGTTTACCTGTTCAAGGAGATGTGGGAATCTCGCCTGAATTTGATTGACAAACTCTCGCCCTTTTATTCGCAGTAGATACTCACACCTAAAACATTAACAGAATACATGTTTGTCAAGTTACAATATTTGTTTCTCATATAGACTAGTTAAGAGCCACACAAAATAAGAAGCCTACAATACTGTGCTCAGTTAGGCCTCAATTCAGGGAAAcacttaatcatgtgcttaacttttaagtatgtgtttaagtcccagtgacttcaatggaactttaGCACACACTTAAGTATCCTTACTGAAGAGGGATGTTTTGCTGAATCATCTTAATATGGCCTAATTTCTGTATTTATCAGATATAAATGTGATCTCATCAATATCAAAGCATTCAGTAATAAGTACCTTTTAGTGTACAACCTCAACAGTTTTTACACTCAGCCAatactccacccctccccccaaatcactGTGTCTACAAACTAgtctaaatttaaaaacaaaaacacaccgcAATGAAATGGAtatcaaaaaattaaaaggttttaAAACGTATTAGTCTAGTAAGGCAATTTAAACTTTactcaagataaaaaaaaatacaatgataAAGTTAATGGGGGAGATGAACAAGGAGCTAAGCAAAAGTTGGATGTTGAACTGAAGTTTAATAGCTGATGGTAAACGGTGTCAAAGATTAGCATACCAAACACGATTTTTCCTGTACTGTTCTCAACTTCatgaaagctatttaaaaatcattaacatatccggagattttcaaaaggtacaaATAGTAGCTGTGTCTTATGACatctgtctttgaaaatctcccccatagTTATTAGCATCATTTTCCCCCATTTTATTATTCAGCAGTAGAGATGTTCTCACTCAATTCTTTCCATCTGGAacacaaaaaacacaccacaccacacaccctCCTGTAGAGTGACAATTTCAAAAGCACTcacattggcctaactctgctcccactgacaaaTATCAAGATAAAAATTATAGGGGGAGATCTGAAAaggctcagcactggcctaattCTTCCACTTACAGAgcttttcaaacaaacagttaCCTTGGAAACCATTTAGCATGCTCAATCCATGGATCATCTCCAGACTCCCAACACCTTAATCCACCATCACAGCAAAAACATTTGACATCATCATTACGACCTTTAAAAGCAAGTTTACAAAGTATTCAATAAGCGTTCACACAAGCCATTGCTTAGCAAATtctaaaagaaataaattaagaCATTAGATAAGTTAACTTTTCTTACCTACGTAATAAAACCCAGCATTTGCAAGTTGTTCAGGTCGAACTGGAATTCTTGTTGGCCAGTTTATGAATGTTTTAACACGAGCCACGTGGGTTTGCATGCTCTGGTTAGAAATGCTGAATATTGGATGGCCTCTAGTTTTATTTTCCACAAAAGGGCAGTTAGGAAAGTATCTCCGATGTTCTGACATGGCATTATCCTTCGGTTCCCAGTTACTTAGTTGACCCCCACAGGTAAAGCAAGCAACTTTGTCTCCTGGCCCAGTATAGTAAAATCCAGCTTTGGCCAGATCTGTTGGGGATAGAAATGTCAGGGGCCATGTCTGAAAAGTACATAGCCTAGCATCTTCTGTGCTCATTGCAGGATTATAAAAGTTAGATCGCAGGTGTGATGGGTCCTCAACAGCCCTAGAAGTTACTGGTTCTTGAGGAAAACTGGAGAAAGTAGTGCTGAAAAAGCCAATTTGTTCTAAGCTTGGAGCAACAGTTATGGAATGCAAAGATGGTGAAAAACTGTTTATTGTGGCTGGAGGTGAGAAGGCTGAATGAGAGGATGATCCAAGATTACTAACTGAAAGCAAGTTCTGAACAAAGCTGCAACTAGGATAGAGCTGTTTATGTTTTTCCAGAGCACTGTCACCTTGTTTCCAGTTATCCAACATCAAGCCACAACTGAAGCATTTAACTTTATCTTTCACACCAGTGTAATAAAACCCAGCTCGAGCAAGACTCCTTTCAGACACTGGCACATTGAGAGGGAAAGTAGAAAACGTGGACATTCTGTAGAGTTCACATGACAACTCATACTTCAGTTCACACACCGTGCTGTTATTCATCAGATTAGCCAGGAATGAGCTGCTTTCCACTACGTTCATAATGAAATATTAGGGAAGAATGGGACAAGTCTTTCTCTGGGAGGTAGTTTTGTGCATGGAGGTGATTTTGAATAACTCCCAGGCCATATAAAAGAGTAAGGACctgaaagtgaaacattttggtttgtaaCACCGAATGCATGTGAAAGGAATGAATTATGACTCATAAACAGATTTGATACATGTAGGAAGTCctacttttattttaatctgcAAAACTGCTTTCAATAGAGAAGTTACACAATCTCAACACTCTAGGAGGTACAGAAAGTATGTCAACTGGACTTTCCTGTCACAATACATCACATTTTCCTTAGTATAATGTACTTCTCATCTCACAGTCAATGGCACTTTGGTGCAGAAGGGGGTTAGGTGGAAGAGACACAGAAAAATATGTAAGGGTGATCAAAATCCACCCCAATAAAGAAACTAAAATGGGTAAAACTGAAGACACTGCATCTTAATATCATGCTCCAATTTAAAATTAAGTGTTTATTTCATCCTAGATAGCCAATATGAATGCAGCTTTTATACATCTGTAAAGATTGTTTTGATAAGAGTGTTGCATACTTATGTTGAAATTCTAACCTGAGACATTATAGAGGCACAAACAGAACAGCCCTAAAACTTCTAAAGGTGTATTTGTATGTCAGACTGCCAAAACAAAATACTCTTTGTTTTAGCAATCCTCACCCAAAGATATGCAAGACACTACAAACAAAATTAAAGGTTATACTCAACAACCTTACATACAGCAGAGCTATAGCTCCGGCAAGAATGATTCTTGACCATAGCAGTGACAACACCAACTTGTCACAGATACACTGGGTCTGTTCCAGGCCGGTAGGTGTTTTCTTCCATGACACTCTCAACTCTGGGCATCAGACGCAGCCAGGCTGCTTGCGTACAAGTATACTCTTATAACATTTAATACAAATATATGGCTTTACCTTAGAATATTCTAGTATTTTATATGGATTAATTAAAAGATCTCTGGCCATGCTCAGAAAGCAAACAGAACTTACACTGGTcaatacagaaatatattttgttaACTTTAGTTTCTTTATTTGTGCACAAAACTACCTCCCAGATTTCAGACTGAAGTCCCTTTTAAGGGGCTTAGGCCTCCATACTGAGATTTGTAGTTCACAAGAAGAAATTGTAGATATCTGTAGTCTGAAACATCCAGTTCCTTTGTGCTGCCAAAACCTGTAAAGgagaaaagacatttttcttataAAACAAGATAAATTAGGCATGTTTGTTGTAGCTGTCATCTACAGTATTTCTCAAATTATAAACCTGTTGAACACTAGAATTGCAAagccagttttttttaatttttggccaGCAGGTTTCAGGATAGTTAATGAAGGTCACTTCCATAAACACTGACATCAAAATCTATTCCCACCTTGTTAACCTGTactgaaaaatctggaaaaaagtgAATGATTTAATTTCGTAAGTTGTCAAATATTTGGTAGATAGAGACTATAGATAAGCGGCCCAATCTACATACAAAGTTGTACTGATATGACTAATGGTGTTATTTTACATAGCTTTAGTTAAGTTTAAAGGTGCAACCTAAACAGATACAAGCCAGGTTTAAATgggtataaaaacaaacaaaagttgcACCAATTCACCTAagccaatttaaattaaacaagggcttgtctaaactCAGGAATTGTCCAATGACTTACAGAATGCTTTCTaaaaatgccaaaaaaacaaaagaaaaataccaAGCCCACAAAATACAACCAAAAATTCCAGGTGAGAGCAGGAGACAGAAATCAGAGTTTAATTTTAGAGTCTCCTTTTTTGCTGTGTTTCAAGCTTTCTGAAGTGTTCCACACTTTCATTAAGATACACACAACACTTCTTCCTATGGGAAAAAGAGTTAACACAAATATGCATCTGCCAGGGTGACACCCTACAGAAAACGGTCTCCaagcaaaacagcagcagcagagtactCCCCACCCACTTCAGTTTGGTGATGGCTCATTGATATCATGGTATTTAAATGATTAGGCACAGTGAGTTGTGGGAAGAGGAgatcagccttctcttctcccttctgccccatccccaacCATAGGTGAGTGGAGTAACCTAGCTGCCCCTCCAACATGATGGAAGGGGACAGGAAAGCTTTGCCAAATTTTAGTGGCATTGCAACTCCATGTGTCAGGTGGGCAGCTAAGCCAACTTTGAGtaagtggcattgtgacctggacTACATGGCTGCAACCCCACTCAAATATGGGTGCAGCCAGACTATTAATCTGGGTTCCCTCTTTAGCAAAATTCTGGTTTGCCCCAGATGGTCATACTAactctagtttcttaatcaaggATATtaaatacaacaacaacaaaaagttatGCAAGGTTATACAATAAAAAGTCAAGTAATGCAAATGTTAAATATTGCttttaggaacacaggaattactACACTAGATCAGAACTATGGTCCAGCTAGTTCAGTATCTAGTCTCTGACAGTTGCCCacaccagatgcctcagaggaagtACATGAAACCCCATAGCAGACAGATCTAGGACAGTCTGCCTTGCACAAGGGTTGAATCCTGAATAACTGGAGTCTGGTTTATGCCCAGAGCATGAGGTTCTCTCTCTTCCAAACCTTTTCATTTAGCATTAACTACTAttgtaactctggatattcttgtaaTCCATATAATCATCCAATCCCTCTTTGAATTCTGCTAAATTTTTGGTCTCAATGTAtgttgtggcagtgagttccacagtctagtCACATACTGagtaaaaaagtatttcctttaatCAATTTTCAATTTGCCACcatgtttttttaatattccctTGTTCTTGTGCTATGAAATAGAGAACATATGCCCCAGCATAACTTCAACTTCActtcttattcatctcctttctaagggcATGCCTACACAGGGGCAATCAGGAAACTTAGGGCCAAATAACTGACTGTATGACAACAATGTGCATAAGTGGGTTAATTCACCATATGGATACTTTTATGCAGGACTGAGTAGTCTGAGTTCCTTGTCACCAAATCCTCATTGAAGAGCATCACATGAGGGTCTCCACACACTTAATTCAGGCGCACTGACATCACGCCTGCAGTTGATTTGCCTTAACTTTCCCGAGGAATGCCTTGTAGGCATGTCCTAAAATAACCAATCCTAGTCTTGTAAATCTCTCCATGTATTTGACCATTCTCACTGCCCTCCTCTGAATCCCCTCTACTTCTGTAGTATCCCTTTAAGATAGGGCAACCAGTGGTGCGCACAGTATTCCAGATTTGGACATACCATCAATTTATATTATGGCATATAAATGAGTGGAGATCATAAATTTAGTGGAAGGTACTGGAAGATACAGAAGGGGAGTTTTACCCTCCAGTAAGCATTATTTTGCATGTATCAAGCAACATCTTGTCCATTTACCATGGTTAAGTCCCCACGAAGCTCACAGTCATCTCTGGACTTGACTAACCTTGGTACTTTAATGGGTCCGTTATAGTTTTACTTGCATTGAAACGACCTCATCTTTTGCACGTATGatttttttgcagttttaacAATACAAACATGAGCCCATCACATCCTACAATGtccacacatgcttaactttccaCAGTGAAtggcctcattgacttcaatgaggctacCTACAGCGTGTAAAGTCAACCACATCTCAAATAtgtttgatgaagtgggtattcacgcacaaaagcttatgctccagtacttctgttagtctataaggtgcaacaggactctgtcgctttttacagatccagactaccatagctacccctctgatacgtcaCATCTCGAAAGTGCACATATCCAATAACACAGCCTTTTGCATTTaataaagtttaaaattaaactagATGCTTAAACTAATACTTAATCCTTCCtgaagttttgaaattttagaCCTTTTCAGTTAAAGCAAGAAAGGGATAATTATGGGAAACAATTCACCACCAGCTCCCACACAGAGTGTGAGCACATGCCACCCCATGCTTATTCATCCACCTATTAAACTCAAGTTTCAGGCTGCACCCTCCACACCATGCAAGCTTAGCCACAGCCCTACCCCTGGCTGACTAAAGTAATGTCGCTAGTTATCACAATTTGATCCCAAGTCTCATTCTCTTTGCTACTGGAGACAAGCGGTTACATAAGAACCTCAGCCTCCGTTTTTTAACTAGATCTCAGGGTTGCAGAGAGCTTGGAAACGTGATTCCCCCAGCGCAGCCTGCAGGCtccaaaaatccaaaacaaaacaaaaatccaaaattcacaacaaacaaaccccaataATTATTTTAAACCCGTCATATTTTGAGGTCCTCAACTCACGCGTGGGCTTGGcaagatggtgtgtgtgtgtgtctgtgtcacacacacacacttaacagaGTACCACGTACCTGGCCCCGGCCAGCTCAGCCCGATCCCACCCTTCGCCAGCAGCTCCCACCTCCGGGCACAGCCCCACACCCGCACCACTGCCCAACGCCGTTACCCGTTCTCACGATATTTAGATTGACGCACTCAGCGCCTGCACCACGGCACGTACCCACCTCACAACCCGCCATCTCGAGCCGCGGCGCACGgaggcctcccctccccccatgcacgCCGCGGCGCACGGACGGCATCGAGCCCCCCCCTGCACGCGGCGGCGTCCCTGCACTCGCCGCCTCGCGGCTgaggctcgagcccccaccccagcacccgtCGCGCGGGGCTTACCGCAGGACTTGCCCTCCCCCCCGGCTGCGATACTCACCCAGGCTGGGCCGCGCGCAGATCTCAGCTGCCCCGCGGTCCCACGCGGTATATATACCGCGGCCGGCTGGCCAGGGTCCCTCGGAGGCCTTGTCCCGCCTCGCGGaaactccctcctccaccccgcTCTCCTGTCAAACAACGCCCGAGGCCCGGCGTTGGGGAAAAGTACCTAGTCACACAGACTGCGCATGCGCGCGAGCTGGGCGGCTCCGGGGCGCAGCGTGTGTGTGGCTGGCGCTCGGGTCCCAGAGCCTGTCGCGTCCTCGGCACGGCTGCGCGCAAGGAGTGCGCGCCCCCGTGCTCTTGAGGCAGCCTCGCAGCCAACCGCCTGCCCCTTCGTCCCATGGCGTGAGGAGAGAACAAAGAAACTCATTACAACTGCCCCAAAacactccccctgcccctgaaGCCTGGGTTCAAGCACTTACCAAACTTGGACCTTTGCCATCTTCAGCCCCAGATCCCACAGAGGTCAAGTAGGACTAGCCCCCTGCATTCTCTGTTTTGGCAGTacactgtggggaggggggccaAAAAATAGCAGGAGCCGCTAGATACCTGCTTACCAGATCCAGGTTTATGTGGTGCTCATGCATATAAATTGGGGTTGGGTTGGTCAGTAAGTGCAGTAGGAAAGCTAGACTTGTTTCCTAGTTTGACGTACAATTTGGGGACTTGGGATCAAAATGGTCAGGAATCAAAGCCAGCTTTTACGGGAATCTTCAGGGGGCTGACCACATAACAGCTCTTGAGGGCTCCCAAGGTTGCTTTCTCAGTAagcaaggaagggaaggggaggattaAAGaatagaatcaggcccattgatcAAAACTCCTGTCCATATCAATGGATGTAAGATGCGACATGTAAAATCCTTTAGGGAAATTTTAAATATCTCCTTGGAAATACACAGGAAAATCCTTTCTCACAAATGCACcgttaaaaaaaccaacaaaacaccCTGTCTATGGGTAAATCGCAACTAAAAGCTTATTCCTCCTAAGGGTtccatcctgctcccattaaagtcagtgccaaaactcccactgattcaaATGgtccaggatcaggcccca
This genomic interval carries:
- the BIRC2 gene encoding baculoviral IAP repeat-containing protein 2, producing MNVVESSSFLANLMNNSTVCELKYELSCELYRMSTFSTFPLNVPVSERSLARAGFYYTGVKDKVKCFSCGLMLDNWKQGDSALEKHKQLYPSCSFVQNLLSVSNLGSSSHSAFSPPATINSFSPSLHSITVAPSLEQIGFFSTTFSSFPQEPVTSRAVEDPSHLRSNFYNPAMSTEDARLCTFQTWPLTFLSPTDLAKAGFYYTGPGDKVACFTCGGQLSNWEPKDNAMSEHRRYFPNCPFVENKTRGHPIFSISNQSMQTHVARVKTFINWPTRIPVRPEQLANAGFYYVGRNDDVKCFCCDGGLRCWESGDDPWIEHAKWFPRCEYLLRIKGREFVNQIQARFPHLLEQLLSTSDTSVDESANPPTIHSESGESHSEDAIMMNTPVVKAALEMGFSRRLIKQTVQSKILATEENYKTVNDLVSDLLTAEDEKREEEKERQSEEVASDDLSLIRKNRMALFQHLTCVLPILESLLLAKVITELERDVIKQKTQTPLQARELIDMILVKGNAAAHIFRNCLRECDPMLYKDLFVEKNMKYVPTEDTSGLPMEEQLRRLQEERTCKVCMDKEVSIVFIPCGHLVVCKECAPSLRKCPICRGTIKGTVRTFLS